The following coding sequences lie in one Thalassoglobus polymorphus genomic window:
- a CDS encoding YqgE/AlgH family protein: MLNPLRGKFLVAGDQLRDPTFFKSVVLIVEHGPDGSMGLVINHPSPFTVSHALQGNFDLPENQELVYVGGPVEPEALFVVHNSSALDPSEMPIVENVYMGSSAEVFEDILQVAIEDPQELIYRVFAGCSGWGPGQLEGELARGDWTVVPADEETVFQPDPYSIWDTLTAKAKQTRRLLPIDCDHPEWN, translated from the coding sequence ATGTTGAATCCTCTGCGCGGAAAATTTTTGGTAGCAGGAGATCAGCTACGTGACCCGACTTTTTTTAAGTCGGTCGTGCTGATTGTCGAACATGGTCCCGATGGCTCGATGGGGTTGGTGATCAATCACCCCTCGCCCTTCACCGTGTCTCATGCTTTACAAGGAAACTTTGACCTCCCTGAAAATCAGGAACTGGTTTATGTCGGAGGGCCAGTGGAGCCGGAGGCACTCTTTGTTGTTCACAACTCTTCTGCTCTCGATCCGTCCGAAATGCCCATTGTTGAAAACGTCTACATGGGCAGCAGCGCTGAGGTCTTTGAAGACATTCTGCAAGTGGCCATCGAAGATCCGCAAGAGTTGATTTATCGCGTCTTTGCTGGTTGCTCAGGCTGGGGACCGGGCCAACTCGAAGGAGAACTGGCTCGGGGTGACTGGACGGTCGTTCCAGCCGATGAGGAAACTGTCTTTCAGCCCGACCCTTACTCGATCTGGGACACCCTGACCGCAAAAGCAAAACAGACCAGAAGACTACTCCCCATCGATTGCGATCATCCCGAGTGGAACTGA
- a CDS encoding isoprenyl transferase — MAVESPYTPDDLESLGLSTEKLPSHIAIIMDGNGRWAQSRNLPRIEGHRRGVHSVRAIVEECARLGMDQLTLYCFSSENWKRPRPELDLLMNLLQRYVVAERDEIMRQDIQFQTIGRTDRIGRNILAEVNKTIELSQDNPGMKLCLALDYGARDEVVHAVRSIAEKVRTGELKTDEIDESTVSEHLYTAEMSDPDLVIRTAGEMRISNFLLWQISYAELWVTETLWPDFRQPELFAALKDFAARDRRFGGLNQK; from the coding sequence GTGGCTGTCGAATCGCCTTATACACCTGACGACCTGGAATCCTTGGGACTCAGCACGGAAAAACTCCCCTCGCATATTGCCATCATCATGGATGGCAATGGACGCTGGGCTCAATCAAGAAACTTGCCACGCATTGAAGGGCATCGCCGTGGAGTCCATAGCGTACGGGCAATCGTTGAAGAATGTGCCCGACTCGGAATGGATCAACTGACGCTCTACTGCTTCAGCAGCGAAAACTGGAAACGCCCCCGGCCCGAACTCGATTTACTCATGAATTTGCTTCAACGATATGTTGTTGCTGAACGCGATGAGATCATGCGGCAGGACATTCAGTTTCAAACCATCGGACGAACAGACCGAATTGGACGGAACATCCTTGCAGAAGTGAACAAGACCATCGAACTGAGCCAAGACAACCCAGGCATGAAGCTTTGCCTGGCACTCGACTATGGTGCTCGTGACGAAGTTGTCCACGCAGTGCGAAGCATCGCCGAGAAAGTCCGTACTGGCGAATTGAAAACCGACGAGATCGACGAGTCAACCGTTTCTGAGCATCTCTACACAGCTGAAATGAGCGACCCTGACCTGGTGATCCGAACAGCTGGGGAAATGCGAATCAGCAACTTCCTGCTCTGGCAAATCAGTTACGCCGAACTCTGGGTGACGGAAACACTTTGGCCCGACTTCCGTCAGCCTGAGCTCTTCGCAGCTCTGAAAGACTTCGCTGCCCGCGACCGCCGCTTCGGCGGACTCAATCAGAAATAG
- the topA gene encoding type I DNA topoisomerase: MVAAKKKKALVIVESPAKARKIAGFLGSDYEVRASMGHVRDLPEKAADIPAAMKKEAWTRLGVNVEEEFTPLYVVSPAKKKVVKELKDLLKNSEELIIATDEDREGESIGWHLIDLLKPKGPVKRMTFSEITKKAILEALDNTREVDMNLVEAQETRRILDRLYGYTLSPLLWTKVRRGLSAGRVQSVAVRVLVQRELERRAFRSGTYWDLKAALHIGEESFDAQLWSVDGQRIATGKDFDEHTGKLKDGSKVLLLDEEPAKELQKKLLGTNWEVSKVEHRTQTRKPPAPFTTSTLQQEANRKLNMSARETMQVAQRLYEDGNITYMRTDSVTLSQEAVTATRARIESNYGKDFLSDEVRQYSNKTKNAQEAHEAIRPAGTEMKTADELGLSAREAKLYEMIWKRTMSAQMAEAQLRFDTVTITADETEFRATGRKVVFPGYFRAYVEGSDDPEAALEDQDSMLPEMSEGAGLKCKDVESLSHETKPPARYTEASLVRKLEQEGVGRPSTYASIIGTVQDRGYVRKVSNQLVPTFTALAVTNLLEKYFPQMVDLQFTAQMEQSLDDISNGEAEKIPYLSKFYSGEEGLGHQVESKKETIDPREVCTLQLDSLSSAVRVGRYGPFLEAESDGETFNASLPEDIAPADLDNEMAEKLIELKKQGPQSLGMHPEDGLPIFVLSGPFGPYLQLGEVVEGAEKKPKRVSIPKNVDPTAVDLDLAIQLLSLPRRVGHHPEDNKVVNAGIGRFGPYVQHAGKYKSLPKEDDVLTVGLDRAVELLKLAKTRSAPTPIKELGNHPESEEPLAIFEGRYGPYVKCGKLNATIPKDKDPQALTLVEAVELINDKAAKTGKKVGKKKAAKKKAAKKKTTKKKAAKKKTTKKKTAKKAAKKKATKKKTTKKSDEAESSEE; encoded by the coding sequence ATGGTCGCTGCGAAGAAGAAGAAAGCACTCGTCATAGTGGAATCCCCTGCGAAAGCCCGAAAAATCGCGGGTTTTTTGGGGAGTGACTACGAAGTTCGTGCCAGCATGGGACACGTGCGAGACCTGCCTGAAAAAGCTGCGGACATTCCTGCAGCGATGAAAAAAGAGGCATGGACCCGGCTGGGGGTGAACGTCGAGGAGGAATTTACGCCACTTTATGTTGTCTCGCCGGCGAAGAAGAAGGTCGTCAAAGAACTCAAGGACTTACTGAAAAACTCTGAAGAACTCATCATCGCGACGGACGAAGACCGCGAAGGGGAAAGCATCGGTTGGCATCTGATTGACCTGTTAAAGCCCAAAGGGCCAGTCAAACGGATGACCTTTTCCGAGATTACCAAGAAAGCGATTCTCGAAGCGTTAGACAATACGCGCGAAGTTGACATGAATCTTGTCGAAGCGCAAGAGACGCGGCGTATTCTCGACCGTTTATACGGATATACACTCTCACCATTGCTCTGGACGAAGGTCCGCCGAGGATTATCTGCCGGACGTGTGCAAAGTGTCGCTGTCCGTGTTCTGGTGCAGCGGGAACTCGAACGACGTGCATTCCGGAGCGGAACATATTGGGACCTGAAAGCCGCACTTCACATCGGTGAAGAGAGTTTTGATGCTCAACTCTGGTCAGTTGATGGGCAGCGAATTGCAACCGGAAAAGATTTCGATGAGCACACCGGAAAACTGAAAGATGGCTCAAAAGTCCTTCTGCTCGATGAAGAGCCTGCGAAGGAATTGCAAAAGAAACTTCTCGGCACCAACTGGGAAGTCAGCAAGGTCGAGCATCGTACTCAAACGCGAAAACCTCCGGCACCGTTCACGACAAGTACGCTTCAGCAGGAAGCGAACCGTAAGCTGAATATGTCGGCGAGGGAGACCATGCAGGTGGCACAACGTCTTTATGAAGACGGAAATATCACTTACATGCGTACCGACAGCGTGACGCTCTCGCAGGAAGCTGTCACCGCGACGCGTGCTCGAATTGAAAGCAACTACGGAAAAGATTTCCTCAGCGACGAAGTCCGGCAGTATTCCAACAAGACGAAAAATGCCCAGGAGGCACACGAAGCGATTCGTCCTGCAGGAACAGAAATGAAAACTGCCGACGAGCTTGGTCTCTCTGCCCGGGAAGCGAAGCTGTATGAGATGATCTGGAAGCGAACCATGTCAGCGCAGATGGCAGAGGCTCAGCTCCGATTTGATACCGTGACCATTACGGCGGATGAAACAGAATTCCGAGCGACCGGCCGGAAGGTTGTCTTCCCCGGGTACTTCCGAGCATATGTTGAAGGCTCCGATGACCCCGAAGCGGCACTCGAAGATCAAGACTCCATGCTTCCGGAAATGAGTGAAGGGGCCGGGCTGAAGTGCAAGGATGTCGAGTCTCTGAGCCACGAAACCAAGCCTCCTGCCCGATATACAGAAGCTTCACTGGTCCGCAAGTTGGAGCAGGAAGGGGTTGGGCGACCGAGTACCTATGCCAGCATTATCGGAACGGTTCAGGATCGGGGGTATGTTCGCAAAGTGAGCAATCAACTTGTCCCGACATTTACCGCTTTGGCTGTGACTAATCTGTTGGAGAAGTATTTCCCGCAGATGGTCGACTTGCAGTTTACTGCTCAAATGGAACAGTCGCTGGATGATATCTCGAATGGTGAAGCTGAGAAAATTCCGTATCTGTCCAAGTTTTACTCGGGCGAGGAAGGCCTGGGGCATCAAGTTGAATCGAAGAAGGAAACAATCGATCCGCGCGAAGTATGCACATTGCAACTGGACTCACTTTCATCCGCAGTTCGCGTCGGAAGATACGGTCCATTTTTAGAAGCGGAATCTGACGGAGAGACATTCAATGCGTCTCTTCCAGAGGATATCGCTCCTGCCGATCTTGATAATGAGATGGCAGAGAAACTCATCGAATTGAAAAAGCAGGGACCACAATCTCTCGGAATGCATCCCGAAGATGGTTTGCCAATTTTTGTTCTTTCTGGTCCCTTTGGTCCGTACCTGCAACTGGGTGAAGTCGTTGAAGGTGCAGAGAAAAAACCGAAGCGGGTGTCGATTCCTAAGAATGTCGATCCGACTGCGGTCGACCTCGATCTGGCGATTCAATTGCTGTCTCTCCCCAGACGAGTCGGGCACCATCCGGAAGACAACAAAGTTGTGAATGCCGGAATCGGTCGATTCGGTCCGTACGTTCAGCATGCGGGGAAATATAAAAGTCTGCCCAAAGAGGACGATGTCCTGACTGTTGGGCTGGATCGCGCCGTTGAACTCCTCAAACTGGCGAAAACTCGTTCTGCTCCGACACCGATCAAAGAGCTCGGCAACCATCCGGAAAGTGAAGAGCCACTCGCAATTTTCGAAGGTCGATACGGTCCGTACGTCAAGTGTGGAAAGCTCAACGCTACAATTCCAAAAGACAAAGATCCGCAAGCGCTCACTCTTGTTGAAGCTGTCGAACTGATTAACGACAAGGCAGCCAAAACAGGTAAGAAGGTCGGCAAGAAAAAAGCTGCGAAGAAGAAGGCAGCAAAGAAGAAAACAACAAAGAAAAAGGCCGCAAAGAAAAAGACCACAAAAAAGAAAACAGCTAAGAAAGCTGCGAAGAAAAAGGCGACCAAAAAGAAAACGACCAAGAAAAGTGATGAGGCAGAATCCAGTGAGGAATAG